The Desulfovibrio desulfuricans region AAAGCCTCTCCGGCAAAACGGTTGCCAATGCCGACAAGTTCGCTCTGGCGGTCTTTCCCGGCGCATGGAACCAGCCGCAGGCCCCCCGTGCCCTTCAGGCGCCCGGCACGGACTTCTGGAATGCCCTGGGCTACGACTTTGTGCGCTTTGCCGTGTCCATGGGGCTTGATTCGCGCCTGACCACGCCGCAGGTTACGGCCCGCGCGCAGCGCGCCTCCAAGATGATCTGGGGCATGGCTCCCATTTCGTGGGACAACGCGGGCGTTGCCCACCAAAAGCTCTTCTTGTTCGGCGTTTCGCCCACTGGCATGACGCCCGTGGATGTGGAAACCTTCCAACAAACCCGCGCTCGTGTATTGCAACAGGCGGCTCTGCGTATGCAGGGCCTGCCGCCCGTGGACGCCACCGGCGCGCCCCTTGCGGCCCCTGCCGCAGGAGCGGAAGCCGCCCCGGCAGTGCAGACTGGTCAGACTCCGCCGTCTGCGCCCATCATGAGCAACACGCCGCGCCCCTCGTATAAACTCAGCCTGCCCGCTGCGCGCTGATCGCGCCCGCAGGCATTGCCTTTAAAGGACTACACATGGCAGACAACAAAACCATCAGTCTGGAAGAAGTGGCCCACATGGCTACACTTTCCCGGTTGAGCGTCAGCGAGGAAGAACAGACCCTGTTTGCCCGCCAGATGGGCGATATTCTGGCCTATATGGACGTGCTCGCGCGCGTGGACACCAACAATGTGGAGCCTCTGTACAGCCCGGCCCAGCATCCAGGCCCCCTGAGGGACGATGTGTCGGCCCGGCGGCGTGAGCGTAGCGAAGTGCTCGCCAACGCGCCCGAGGCCGATGGCGAATATTTCATCGTGCCCCGCATCGTATAGAGCAGTTTCAGAGTAATATTGCTCTGGCCCGGCCAGTGCAGCAGCCCGGCGCAGTCACCCGCGCCGACGCATACCGCACCCAAACGCACAGCATTGCTCAAACCGCAGTGCAGAACATATTTGAGAACGCCATGACCGAAATTTGTTCCCTCTCGCTCACACAAGCGGCTCAGGCCCTGCAAAAAAAGGAACTGAGCGCAGTTGACGCCGTTACGGCCTGCCTTGCGCGCATGGACGCCACAGAGCCGCGCATAGCGGCCATGCTGACCGTGGACAGGGAAGGGGCACTTGCCGCTGCCGCTGCCCTGGACAAGGAAGGCCCCAATCCGGCCAAGCCCCTGTGGGGTGTGCCGGTAACGGTCAAGGACGCCCTCTCCACCAAGGGGCTGCGCACAACTGCCGGTTCGCGCATTCTCGAAAATTATACTCCCTTTTATGACGCCTTTGCCGTGCAGCAACTGCGCGAGGCCGGGGCCGTTATTCTGGGCAAGAACAACATGGACGAGTTCGCCATGGGTTCCACCACGGAAAACTCCTCCTACCAGACCACCCGCAACCCGCGCGATGTAAACCGGGTTCCCGGCGGCTCAAGCGGCGGCTCCGCCGCGTCCGTCACTGCCGGGCAATGCTTTGCTTCTCTGGGCACGGACACCGGCGGCTCCATCCGTCAGCCCGCCTCCCTGTGCGGTTGCGTGGGCCTCAAGCCCACCTACGGCCGCGTGTCGCGCTACGGCGTCATCGCCTACGGCTCGTCACTGGATCAGGTGGGCCCGCTGACCCGCAGCGTGGAAGACTGCGCCCGCGTGCTCGGCGTTATCGCAGGGCATGACCAGCGTGACGGCACATGCGCCCCGCGCCCTGTGGACGACTATGTGACCGCCCTGAACAGCAAGCCCCTCAAGGGCGCGCGGCTGGGCATACCCAAGGAATTTTTTGGTGAAGGTCTGGCCCCTGAAGTGCGCGCCGTATGCCAGAACGCCATGAGCATTGCTCAGGCTCAGGGTGCGGAACTGGTGGAAGTGAGCCTGCCGCACACAGATGCGGCCATCGCAACCTACTATATTATCGCCATGGCCGAGGCCAGTTCCAACCTCGCCCGCTTTGACGGCGTTCGCTATGGCCGCCGCGCTGCGGATATCAAGAATCTTGAAGACCTGTACGTGCGCTCGCGCACCGAGGGCTTCGGACAGGAAGTCAAGCGCCGCATCATGCTGGGAGCCTATGTGCTTTCCTCCGGCTATTACGATGCGTATTACCGCAAGGCCGCACAGGTGCGCCGCCTCATCCGCGATGAATACCTCGCCGCCCTTGATAAATGCGATGCCCTGTGGGCCCCGGTTTCGCCCGTTCCTGCGTGGAATGTGGGCAGCCTGACCGCCGATCCGCTCCAGATGTACCTCATGGATGCCTACACGCTTTCGCTGAACCTTGCCGGTCTGCCCGGGCTTTCCATGCCTGTGGGTGTTGGTGCCGAGAGCGGTTTGCCCGTGGGTATGCAGCTTTTTGGCAAGGCCTTTG contains the following coding sequences:
- the gatC gene encoding Asp-tRNA(Asn)/Glu-tRNA(Gln) amidotransferase subunit GatC, whose amino-acid sequence is MADNKTISLEEVAHMATLSRLSVSEEEQTLFARQMGDILAYMDVLARVDTNNVEPLYSPAQHPGPLRDDVSARRRERSEVLANAPEADGEYFIVPRIV
- the gatA gene encoding Asp-tRNA(Asn)/Glu-tRNA(Gln) amidotransferase subunit GatA: MTEICSLSLTQAAQALQKKELSAVDAVTACLARMDATEPRIAAMLTVDREGALAAAAALDKEGPNPAKPLWGVPVTVKDALSTKGLRTTAGSRILENYTPFYDAFAVQQLREAGAVILGKNNMDEFAMGSTTENSSYQTTRNPRDVNRVPGGSSGGSAASVTAGQCFASLGTDTGGSIRQPASLCGCVGLKPTYGRVSRYGVIAYGSSLDQVGPLTRSVEDCARVLGVIAGHDQRDGTCAPRPVDDYVTALNSKPLKGARLGIPKEFFGEGLAPEVRAVCQNAMSIAQAQGAELVEVSLPHTDAAIATYYIIAMAEASSNLARFDGVRYGRRAADIKNLEDLYVRSRTEGFGQEVKRRIMLGAYVLSSGYYDAYYRKAAQVRRLIRDEYLAALDKCDALWAPVSPVPAWNVGSLTADPLQMYLMDAYTLSLNLAGLPGLSMPVGVGAESGLPVGMQLFGKAFAEGELLSLGHALEQVLPGVGAAKL